The genomic region AAGCGTGATTCATATCCAATAGAGTCTTTGCATGTTGACGTCCTGCAGAACCATAGCCAACGATAGCTATATTTACCGCCATATCTTAAAGACCTCCTTTATAATTGAAACGAATTTTAATTTTCAATCTCTAACCAACTAAATACAACTGACGGTAGCTACCCATTTGGCTTATCAATTCCTCATGTGTACCCTCCTCCACCACTTGCCCCCGTTCCATAACAATAATTTTATCGGATTGAACAATTGTAGAAAGACGATGAGCAATAATGATTACTGTTCTACTTTGTGATAGGGTTTGAATAATATCCTGAATTTTTGATTCATTTTCTGAGTCTAAAGCTGAAGTTGCTTCGTCTAGTACAAAGATGGGAGAAGGTTTTAGTATAGCTCTTGCGATTCCGACTCTTTGACGTTGTCCACCAGAAAGTCTTATTCCCTTCTCTCCTACCTTAGTATCATATTGATCTGGCAAGGTAGTGATGTAATCATGAATTTGGGAAAGCTTTGCAACCTCAATAATCTCTTGATCGCTAGCGTCTAGACGTCCCATTCGTATGTTCTCTCTTATGGTGGTATTAAATAGGTAAGTATCTTGAGGAACATATGCAATTAAATCTCTTAGATCTTTATGATTATATTGACTAATAGATTTTCCGAATAATAAAATATCTCCAGAATCTGTATCGTAGAAACGCATCAACAATTTAGCTAAGGTGCTTTTTCCAGAGCCACTTGTTCCAACCAAAGCTATACTTTGATTCTTAGAGATAGATGTATTAACATTGTCTAAGATTTTTTTATCTCCATAGCTAAAAGTTACACTAATAAAATTAATGATACATTCAGTTAGCTCTTCATATTGTCTTTCCGATCTAGATACTTGTTCTTCTCCTTCAATTTGAAGAGAAAGCATTTTTAGAACTCTTTCAGTGCCAGCTATACTATTCTGGAGTTGTACGATTAATCTGCCTAAGGTGTTAAACATCATACTCACACCAGCATATAGTTGCATGATTGCAACTACATTACCGAGAGAAGTAAGGTTGTTCACTACCATATAAGCACTAATAAACAGTAGAGTCGTGAAATTTAACCAATGAATGAGTGTATTAAATTGTTGTTGTTTTGCTCCTTCATGAGTTGCCTTCATGCCTAAGTTGACCAAAACACTGTTTGTCTTTTCAAATTTCGGATAAATGAAGTTAGCATAGAATTTAAATACTGACAGACCATGGAAAACCTCTAACATCACTTTAGCAAGCACAGCATTATTTTCCGATTGTTCTTTGGCTATCTTTTTTCCGATACGTGCAAACTTAGAGTTCACAGCTGTAGCGAGTAACGCAAAGATAATTAAGAAAACACTAATTCTCCAATCAAGAATCATCATGAAAATAGCAGAATACATACCTGTCATTACAGATGTAATTACATTACGTAAGTGCCCTCCATATACCATCTCCATTAAAAACTGATCATGATTTAGAGTAGATAGTGCGTCCCCGCTGTGGGTCTTATCAAAATAGTCGACGGGCACCAGTTGTATTTGTCGAAATATTTTTTTCTTCACATCAGTCATAGTCCTTCTAATACTTGTTCGAAAAGTGTAACTGAAAAATACATACATCGTTACGAGCAATATCATACCCGAACCAAGTATATACACGCTGGTACGAAGCAAATTGCTTTGGCCATTGACAGAGAAATCGATTACGAACTTCATCCCGAAAGCTAAGATAACAGGTACAATCGCGTGAGTCATACTTAGTCCAAATAAACCAATTAAATACCAGCCAATTCTAGGCCGCATAAATGCATACAACTGCGAGAATACACTTCGATTTTTTTGTTCCATTACTGTATAACCCTCTTTAACTGAGTGGATTGTTTTTCAAATAAATGATAATAAACTCCTCTTTGCAGAATGAGTTCTTCATGAGACCCTTTTTCCACCAGATGTCCGTTTTGAAGTACGAATATGGAGTTTACATATGTAATAGATGAAAATCGATGCGAAATAATAATGACATTCTTTCCTTCAAGTTTGGTGAGAATATTATGAAAAATTTGGCTTTCATTCTCGGAGTCTAAGGCAGAGGTTGACTCATCCATAATAATGAGATCGGAATCTTTTAAGAGCGCTCTTGCAATACAAATCCTTTGTTTTTGTCCTCCCGATAGCCCGTTTCCGGACTCAGATAAATACGTGTTGTAACCCTCTGGAAGACTCATAATAAAATCATGAGCATTGGATAATTTGCATGCTTCCATGATGTCTTTAAGTGAAGCATCAGGTTTCCCACATGCGATATTTTCCAAAATTGTGCCTGAGAACAAATAAGCGTCCTGAGAAATGTATGCAACCCGACTTCTTAATGACTCTAAATTCCATTGCTTTAGATCGCGTCCCATTACTTTAAGAGACCCCTTGTAATCATCGTAAAATCCACAGAGTAGCTTAGCTAGTGTACTCTTACCACTCCCACTTTCGCCTACCAAAGCAATTTTCTCACCTTTTTCAATCTGTAGAGACAATTCATTTAACCTTATTTGAGCATCATATCCAAAGGTAAGCCGACTAGCAGAAATTAAATCGTCTTCTATTTCTGTCATATCACTATCACCGGTAGTTCTCTCTTTAGTTTGATTGACCACTTCAAGTAAACGTTGACATGCGCCTTGCATACTGTAAGTATCAATTATCATCTCAGGAAGAGTACCCAAAAATCCGGTTAACCTTCTCAGTATTTGTAAAAAAGCTAACAGTTCTCCGGCACTCATAGAACCTTGTGAGGTGAGAAATCCTCCATAACTTATGCAAATTAACATAGGAATAAAATCAACGAAATAATTCATTGCTCCCATCCAAGATTTTCTTCTTTCAAATATAATTTTCTTTTCAAGTGCTCTATCAATGTAGCTTGCATACTTCTTAAACCAATGATTTTCCAGATTATACGATTTAACAATTTCTCTGGCACGTATACTATCTAAAACGATTGTGTTTGACTTAGACACAATTTCTTGCTCTTTTTTGCTCAAAGATTGTGTAGAATTTTTAAATATTCTGGTTATTAAAAGGATAACTGGGGTAATTGAAATACTGATTAAAAAGAGCTTCCAATCAAGTACTAACAAATAAATAGCAAAGCCTATTGAAAGAATTAGAGTTCTTGATAAATTGATGAATGTAGAACTTAAATAATTACTTACAACTTGTAAGTTATTTGTAATTACTGATGAGACCTTACCTGAGTCAAATCTTTCAGCATAAGAAATGGGCATGCCGGAAATTTGTTTAGCAATATAAATCCTTAATTTCTTCAGTGTTTGAACTGAAAATTTACCACTAAAAGTAACCTCCATGTACTCCACAAATATAGCGATTACAATAAATAGAACTATATATATTAAAAAATCGAAAATTTCACTCATTTGCCCACCTAAGGTAAGGTCAATCATCTGCTGAATAACGTAGGCCTCTGAAATCCCCACAAAGACCTTAGCAATCATAAAAAGCATACAAATGGCTAGAGTGAACCATTCCAAAAAGCATACGGAGTAAAAATTACGAATCGGGCGTTCCTTCAAAGAATGATTCTCCCCTTCTGAAAAAGGAGACCATACAATGGTCACCTTAACAATAAATTATACCTTATCGTATTGTAGGAAATTGTAAACTTTCAATTTATTACTTTTCTCATCAATAGTTAGTTGTTCCTGCAGACTCACTATAATTTCAAGCTCAATCCCAAGCTTTTCTAGAAAAAATGATTTAATATGTGTACGAAGTTCTTCTTGAAAAGAGGTATAATCACTTACAATTTTAAACTCGAAATGTTGTTCTTGTAGCTGCGTAACTTGGAATTGTTTAATATATGTTTTCTGTTTCAGAACATTGAAACTTTCAATACAGTTTTTAAAAATATGCGCGTGTACTTTATTGGATCCGTACATAAAAAATTCTGATGTTCTTCCGCTTTTCAACTGAAGAACAGGTTCTTTCCTCCCACAACTGCATGGTTTCGTTTGGATTTTTCCAATATCCCCAATACGGTATCGAATAAGTGGCATAGCGTAGTTATGAAGACTTGTAATAATAATCTCTCCATATCCTTCTTCATCTTCATTGACAGTCTCAACATGTAGTTGTTCAGAAACAATATGAAGATTATGGTTTGCACAAGAGTACGCTACACAAAAAAATTCTTGGGTACCATAATTATTAGCTACAATTGCACTAGGGAATGCTTCAATAATTTCATCTCGTATATACTCAAACAAATACTCACTCCCTAGCTCGATGTATTGTGCTTGAATATCCCTAGTACTCTTATTATTTCTTTTACAATATGTAACCAGTTCAAATAAAATTGAAGGTTGGCAGCGGATCATATACGGGCTGAATTCGATCAAAGCGTCATAGATTTTCTCAACGTAACTGTCTCCAACATTTAAATAGTTAATATAGAGTGTGTTACCGTCACGCGCAATCAATCCATTACGAGTGGAATTTGCATGCCTGCGATTACCTGCATGAAAAATCGCTATTTTCTGTCCCATAATATCAGGAGAATTCTTTTTCCGTTCTCCCCACAGAGCTAACGATCTTCTGATGCGTTCATTTTTATCATACCTACAGTTTAAAGGAATTCCCGACGATCCACTCGTTCTTTCTAATAAAAGAGAATTAATATCATATTTATCTGAAATAATCTCTTTCTCATTCGCTTGGATATCAGCTTTCGACAAGAAAGGGATTTTTGCAAAGTCATTGATATCACCAGTGTTAATTCCGTTATCTGAAAACAGTTTTGAATAGTACTCCGTATGATTCTCTGCATATTGCAACAAATTTACGATTTTTTTACCATCCACTATACATCCCCTCCTTTTACTTTCACCTTCTCAAGAATATATTCAATAACCTTCCCATATATTTGAAAGTTACTTATAATCATATCTTCAGCTGGAATCTCTATTTGAAACTTTTGTTCTACAATAACGATTAACTGAATCATATCAATTGAGTTTAAGCCAATATCTTGAATTAAATCGACATTGTCATTAATCTCGGACACATCTGCCGATGTAAGGCCTCCTACAATTTCTTGCAGTTTACTACGTACTTCCAGCTCAAAGTCACTCATTTTCAATACCCCTCTTCTATGAATTAGAATTTACTCTTGAACCACGTTGAACTTTTCCAGTTTCTGTTCTCTTAATCGAGTCCACTACATTAACAGACTTCGGAATCTTATATTTTGAAAGATAATCTGAACAAAATTTACGAATATCAGACAACTTAACTTCGCCTGAACGTACTACAATCTCTGCGACTACCTGTTCACCAGTCAATGAATCCTCTCTTCCATAAACATAGGCATCGGAGATATCAGGAAAACGACAAAGTATTTCTTCCACTTCTTCAGGGTATACATTCATACCACCGACTATAATAATATTTTTGGACCTGCCTAGAATAAAGAGTTGATTCTCGGCATCAATATATCCGATGTCCCCCGTTTTCAACCACTCTTCTTTAGGTTTTTGAGCGTAGTCTTTATTTCCTTTTTCATAATATCCATTATATAGGGATGGACTATTAACCCATATCTCTCCTGGTTCGAACAATAGACATTCTGTTCCTTCGTTTTCTTCTCCCATCACTTTAATTTGTACACCCTTAAGTGGGACCCCTGATGAATCATTAGATACAACCTTGTTTTTCAGTCCACATGAGACCCTAGGCCCTGCCTCAGTTAGTCCATATGCTCTTACAATATCCGCATGTTTAAACATCTCTCTTGCTTGGCTGATTGTCTCTATGTCTGTAGGAGCTCCAGCACAAACCATAAGCTTAAGCGTTTTCACATCTTCAGGAGAAGGTGGATTTAGTACAAATAACTTAAGGTGAGTAGATACGCAGCCCATACTTGTGATCTGGTAATTACGAATAGTCTGATAGATATCCCGCGGGAATAAAACACCATTGTGTATTACACATGTTCCTCCAATTAAGAGCTGTGCTAAAAATTGTGTTGTATGTGCGAAACTTGAGGTTAGAGGTAGAATAACAAGCGCAATATCATTACTCCTCATATCTAGGTGTTCATTGTGAGCCATTGCGTTCCAGATCAATGCTTTATGGGACAATTTTACTATTTTCGGTCTTGAGATACTTCCCGACGTTGGAACCATGACTGCTGTGTTGTCGTTTGTTGTTAATTGTTGTTCAGATTGCAGAAGATCAAAATTAGCCTGCTCAATAGAATAAACGAAGACTTTCCCAATAAAGTTAGTAAAGTCTGTTCTGTCGGTGAATAACACATCGCAGTCTGCTTGCTCTAGCATGGTAATAACTTCAGATTGTGATGAACTTGCTGACAACAATAAGATTTGCCCTCCGCCTATCAAAGATCCTAAATAGACTATTGCAAATTGTATTGGATCTTTGATACAAATACCAACGCGCAATGGTCTAGTGAACCGGTTGGCTAAATCACTTGCTCGGTTAACCAATTCTAGATATGTTACGGATTCATTTAAGGTAATAATAGCTTTTTTATCACGATACATCTCTGCAACAAGTAGGATGGATTCGTGAATTGTTGTTGGGACTGTACAATCTTCCATAAATCAGATTAACCACTCTAAAAATTCCAACCGATTTTCAAATGGATCATTTACATAAAATCTAATTGCTCCCTCAAGTGGCTCGTCATCTTTAGTCTTTATCCCAGAACGCTCTATATGTTCTTTTAACTCCAATACATTTTTTACGTGAAAGGCAGGATGGGCCTTTTTAGCGGATACAAAATTTTCTTGTACTCCAATATGCAATTGATGTTGACCACATTGAAACCATACCCCTCCACGCTTCTGTAAATTTACTGGCTTTTCAATCTCCTGCATACCTAGGACTTTGCCAAAGAATTGACGAGCTTGCTCCTCACATTGTTCGGGTGCTGCGAGTTGTACATGATCAATTCCAATAAAATTATAATTCATAGTAGATCCTCCTCGTATTTGTTTAATTAATACACGCTTTAGTCTGACAGTAGCTACTCTATATGTTTATTCACAAGCCCAGTCTCAAGCTATATCAGGCTAAGCTGTAACTGGTCATTAATTAACTTTAATTTATTGTACGTGCCCACTGCTATCGGAATACCTTCTTTCCTATGCTCCATTGCTCTTTTCTCTTTTTCTCCAGGTATCAGTATCTCTTCCACCCCATCAGCTTTCAAACTGTTCTTAATACTTTCTAGCCAATCTTGGACTCTTCCATTGAACTCTTCCAATGGAGCAATCTTGGAAACATCCAACGCAATAAAGGTATGACAAGATTCAGAAATCTTATCAGCATGTACTCTCTGACGCTTTACATTCACGGAGTACGAACCACCACTTAAAACCCCTGTAAGTAAATCTACGACCATTCCAATACCAAACCCTTTATGACCACCGAAAGGAAGTACAACTCCCCCATCGATAAACTCTTGTGGATGAGAAGCAGGCTGTCCTGCAGCATTAAGTGCCCAAGTCCTAGGCATCTCATTAATTCCTTTCTCAGCTAGATCTCTAATTTTCCCACAAGCCACCTCTCCGGTAGCCATATCCAGCACAAATGGAATACCTCCATCATTCGGTAAAGCAACGGATAGAGCATTATTCCCAAGAACAGCTTCTTTCCCTCCCCAAGCAGCCACATTAGGCCCAGAATTTGTTAGAACAATTCCTAGTTGGTTTTCACTCGCAATCATCCTAGTATAGTATCCTAACATTCCAATATGATTGCTATTTCTAACCATAACAATCGATATACCATTCTCATTTGCTTGATTTATGGCATCTGTTGCAGCCTGACAAGCCGTGACTGGTCCTATACCACCATCAGCATCTATAATTTTCATGAACGTTGATTCAAAGATGACCTGTTTTTTTGGATTTTTAAGAATCCCCCCTTGTTCAATTCTACGCAGGTAGGTTGGCAGTAGATCTACACCATGGGAATCCATCCCCATTAAATTTGCATTAATCAATACGTTTGCTACAATACCTGACTCATCCTTCTCAATACCTGAAGCGATAAGTGCAGATACGACAAGCTCCGTTAATTCTTCAATGCACATGGTTTTTGTATTCATAAGAACGATCCTCATTTCATATTTTTAAGCTGTATCTCACGTTTTTGGATTCTTCCAAGAAGATGAATGGCATTTAAACTCCAGTTTAAAGATGCTATCCAAAAAGTCTTTCCAATTGCACTCTGTTTCACTGCCGCTAGATTTCTCACTGAATCTCTAAGACTGACTTGCTTTGGGTGGAACTTCCCTGAATTGTAGGCTTCAATTACAGCCTTCATCAAACCTTTGCTATTGCGGTGTAGTATAATTAATTCTGGAATGAAATGAATTTTAAAACCCTGATTTTCGATATCTATAACAAAGTTATTATCTCCACCACTTCCCAACGAATTAAAACCATTCACTTTTTTAAATAATGTAGTCCATACAGCAGAATTACCACCAGAGAAAAACTGGACAGGTTGCTCACGTGAAACACTCAAATATCTCATATCATACCTTGCTTGTCGTGCAGCAGATACGATACCACTATCAAAACGTAATACTCTTCCCGTAATTCCTCCTCTATTTTCGAGGAGCTCTCTTTTAATTACGGATAACCAGTCCGCTGTGGGGACAGCGTCATCATCCAAAAATGCGATTACGTTAGACTCAACTGACATTCCGGCAATGTTACGACAAATAGCAGCTCCCTTTGGTCTTTCGTTACGAATCACCCTAATCGGTAAATTAAAACTCTCCACTAATGGACTAATTGTTGTTTCAGAACCGTCATCAACCACAATAATTTCATGGAGTAACTTTAAATCATTATCTTGAATTCCTTTAATACACCGATGCAGATCTTGAAGACGATCTTGAGTCGGAATTATCACTGTAATTCGAACCATTGTTCCCTCCAGCTTTTAGCCATTGCTGACCAGATATTCATTTGTCCTGTTGGTACGTACGTACGACGTATATTATTTGGTACTTCATTCCAGGGATTGGGAGGTGCTTTAACTGTCCCGTAAGCTAAACATCCTTTCGGAAAATCCAGTGCTTGTTGAGGAATGAATCCGTATGGGTATGCAAAATGTATAGGATTTTCGGGATTACTGCAGTGTTCTTTTACTTTTTTTATGGACTCTTCCATCTGCCATTGAGAAGTTTGCATTGAAATCTCATGCATTTTCGGATGGGATAAGGTGTGTGCACCAAGTACATGTCCAGCATTTTCTATTTCAACAAGGTCTCTCCAATTCATAAAAAGATGTGAATCGTCCGAATTGTTACAATCCTCACTATGAGACTCCATATTATTGGTAATAACAAAAAACATTGCCTTTACTCCGAATTGCTCCAATATAGGTACTGCATATTCAATATTATCCTTATATCCATCATCAAACGTTATGAGAACAGACGGTTCTTTGGGTAACCATTTATCGCACTCATAGGATACAATCTTTGGATCCACACTTCCTCCCACTTCATACAGAACAAGATCAAGTGAACGAGCAAATTGGTCAGGTGTTAGTGATGTATAATGATCAATTTTCGGATGAATGTGGTGATAATATAAAACAAGTGGCCAACCAGGCGCTGAACCAATGCTTGGATCAAAAATATGAAACCAACTCCCCCATTAACTAATGCTCATTTCTTAAGAACTAACCGTCCACTCTCAAGCCGAAAAGTAGTATCAAGGCAGTCTTTATATCCCTCCAAATTGGATGAGAGTAGAATTGTTGTTCGATTTGCAGATCGCCCTTTATTGAGAACCAATGATATATTTTCACTATTAATAGAAGTCTCTGCATCGTCAATGATGAGCAAACCAAAATTTTTCTGCTCCAGGGCCATCAACAGTGGAGAAATATTGGAATGACGTTTAGAACCGTTTATTAATATGCTTTTAAATTCACCTTTCTGTACCTCTCCATACTTCGGTTGTAGATCTCCTACTAATACAGACGCAAGAGTTGATTTACCGGATTTAGAATCACCTTCAATTCCTATTACCTTGCCTGCTGAAACATTAAGGTTTAGAGCTCTCAGTACAACCACTTCTCCACCTTTCTTGCCGTATGAAACTACGATATCTCTCGCAAGCAACACTGATATCCCTCCAATTTAGGATGATAAACTGGTACTATGTTTTGCTTCTGTATGAACATCTTGAAAAGTTATATAATGACGTTGTTCCAATAATGCCACGACTTTCATGGCACATTTCTCAACTGTTTCTAAATCTGTTCTTAGTACCAAATCAGCATTATTTGGACGCTCATAAGGATCATTAACTCCAGTAAAAGATTCAATTTCACCTGCAATTGCCTTTTTATAAAGACCTTTAACATCCCGTTTAACTAACTCAGAGAGTGGTGCATCGACGAAAACTTCGATAAATTCCCCAATCTCTTGACGTGCCATTTCTCTCATGTTCTTATATGGAGAAATAAATAAAGCTAACGTAACAATTTGATTTTTAGTTAATAGTTTAGCGACAAATGAGATTCGCTCAATATTTTTGATTCTATCCTCTTTGGAGAACCCTAGGTCTTTGCATAACGAACTACGAACAACGTCTCCATCCAGTGTTTCAACTGCAATCCCTCGATCTTGAAGTATCCCAGTAACATATGAAGCTATCGTAGTTTTTCCTGCACCGGAAAGACCGGTAAACCATACTGTCACCCCGCGTTGTGACATTTAATATCCCTCCAATAATTAAAGAAGTATAATTTTCTCCCTATTCTCCATTACATTTTTCGTTGCATTTCGAGTATCTATGATTATCGGGGCATATTTAACAACGTTGTCATAGTCTATAAAACTATGATCTGTAACAATGACAACTGCATCTAAATTTTCCAAAACGTTTTCGTTCAATTCAACAGAATAAAGCTTGTTTAGACCAGACCTGTAATCGAATTGAACACTTGCTATGTTTGGGTCATGATATATCACTGAGGCTCCTCCACTATAGAGCAATTCTATTATTTTTAGTGAAGAAGACTCTCGGTAATCTGCAATATTTTTTTTGTACGCCACTCCAAGAACTAATACACGAGCATCACGTAACGGCTTTCCCCTATTATTTAAGGCTTTAATCGTCTTATCGATAACGAAATAAGGCATTCTTGAATTCACATCGCTAGCTAGTTCTACAAATTTCACCGGAAAATCGTATTCCTTGGCCTTCCACGCTAAATAGTGAGGATCTATGGGAATACAGTGACCTCCTATCCCTGGACCAGGATAGAACTCTTGCAATCCATAAGGTTTAGTGAATGCAGCTTCGAGCATTTCCCAAACATTGATACCCATTCGATCACATAGCAAAGTAATTTCATTCACCAAGCCAATGTTGACCATCCTGTAAGTGTTCTCATATACCTTTACCATTTCTGCAACAAGTGCAGATGATACTGGAACAACTATTGCCACTGATTCAAAAAATGCTTGTGCTATTTTCGTGCAAACTGATGTGCTTCCACCAACAACTTTAGGGACATTCGAACGAGTATAATTAATATTTCCAAAATCAACTCGTTCTGGCGAGTGTGCTAAGAAAAAATCAACCCCTACACGAAAGCCCGTTTTTTCCAAGCAAGGCAAAATCACCTCGTCCGTTGTCCCCGGATATGTAGTGCTTTCCAATATAATTAACTGTCCAGAATGTAGGAAACCAGCAATCTTCTCCGTTACACTTCTAATAATTGAAATA from Paenibacillus sp. FSL R5-0341 harbors:
- a CDS encoding ATP-binding cassette domain-containing protein, with amino-acid sequence MLLARDIVVSYGKKGGEVVVLRALNLNVSAGKVIGIEGDSKSGKSTLASVLVGDLQPKYGEVQKGEFKSILINGSKRHSNISPLLMALEQKNFGLLIIDDAETSINSENISLVLNKGRSANRTTILLSSNLEGYKDCLDTTFRLESGRLVLKK
- the cysC gene encoding adenylyl-sulfate kinase; this translates as MSQRGVTVWFTGLSGAGKTTIASYVTGILQDRGIAVETLDGDVVRSSLCKDLGFSKEDRIKNIERISFVAKLLTKNQIVTLALFISPYKNMREMARQEIGEFIEVFVDAPLSELVKRDVKGLYKKAIAGEIESFTGVNDPYERPNNADLVLRTDLETVEKCAMKVVALLEQRHYITFQDVHTEAKHSTSLSS
- a CDS encoding ABC transporter ATP-binding protein, whose protein sequence is MEQKNRSVFSQLYAFMRPRIGWYLIGLFGLSMTHAIVPVILAFGMKFVIDFSVNGQSNLLRTSVYILGSGMILLVTMYVFFSYTFRTSIRRTMTDVKKKIFRQIQLVPVDYFDKTHSGDALSTLNHDQFLMEMVYGGHLRNVITSVMTGMYSAIFMMILDWRISVFLIIFALLATAVNSKFARIGKKIAKEQSENNAVLAKVMLEVFHGLSVFKFYANFIYPKFEKTNSVLVNLGMKATHEGAKQQQFNTLIHWLNFTTLLFISAYMVVNNLTSLGNVVAIMQLYAGVSMMFNTLGRLIVQLQNSIAGTERVLKMLSLQIEGEEQVSRSERQYEELTECIINFISVTFSYGDKKILDNVNTSISKNQSIALVGTSGSGKSTLAKLLMRFYDTDSGDILLFGKSISQYNHKDLRDLIAYVPQDTYLFNTTIRENIRMGRLDASDQEIIEVAKLSQIHDYITTLPDQYDTKVGEKGIRLSGGQRQRVGIARAILKPSPIFVLDEATSALDSENESKIQDIIQTLSQSRTVIIIAHRLSTIVQSDKIIVMERGQVVEEGTHEELISQMGSYRQLYLVG
- a CDS encoding phenylacetate--CoA ligase family protein; the encoded protein is MDGKKIVNLLQYAENHTEYYSKLFSDNGINTGDINDFAKIPFLSKADIQANEKEIISDKYDINSLLLERTSGSSGIPLNCRYDKNERIRRSLALWGERKKNSPDIMGQKIAIFHAGNRRHANSTRNGLIARDGNTLYINYLNVGDSYVEKIYDALIEFSPYMIRCQPSILFELVTYCKRNNKSTRDIQAQYIELGSEYLFEYIRDEIIEAFPSAIVANNYGTQEFFCVAYSCANHNLHIVSEQLHVETVNEDEEGYGEIIITSLHNYAMPLIRYRIGDIGKIQTKPCSCGRKEPVLQLKSGRTSEFFMYGSNKVHAHIFKNCIESFNVLKQKTYIKQFQVTQLQEQHFEFKIVSDYTSFQEELRTHIKSFFLEKLGIELEIIVSLQEQLTIDEKSNKLKVYNFLQYDKV
- a CDS encoding class I adenylate-forming enzyme family protein, which translates into the protein MEDCTVPTTIHESILLVAEMYRDKKAIITLNESVTYLELVNRASDLANRFTRPLRVGICIKDPIQFAIVYLGSLIGGGQILLLSASSSQSEVITMLEQADCDVLFTDRTDFTNFIGKVFVYSIEQANFDLLQSEQQLTTNDNTAVMVPTSGSISRPKIVKLSHKALIWNAMAHNEHLDMRSNDIALVILPLTSSFAHTTQFLAQLLIGGTCVIHNGVLFPRDIYQTIRNYQITSMGCVSTHLKLFVLNPPSPEDVKTLKLMVCAGAPTDIETISQAREMFKHADIVRAYGLTEAGPRVSCGLKNKVVSNDSSGVPLKGVQIKVMGEENEGTECLLFEPGEIWVNSPSLYNGYYEKGNKDYAQKPKEEWLKTGDIGYIDAENQLFILGRSKNIIIVGGMNVYPEEVEEILCRFPDISDAYVYGREDSLTGEQVVAEIVVRSGEVKLSDIRKFCSDYLSKYKIPKSVNVVDSIKRTETGKVQRGSRVNSNS
- a CDS encoding VOC family protein, producing MNYNFIGIDHVQLAAPEQCEEQARQFFGKVLGMQEIEKPVNLQKRGGVWFQCGQHQLHIGVQENFVSAKKAHPAFHVKNVLELKEHIERSGIKTKDDEPLEGAIRFYVNDPFENRLEFLEWLI
- a CDS encoding phosphopantetheine-binding protein, translating into MSDFELEVRSKLQEIVGGLTSADVSEINDNVDLIQDIGLNSIDMIQLIVIVEQKFQIEIPAEDMIISNFQIYGKVIEYILEKVKVKGGDV
- a CDS encoding ABC transporter ATP-binding protein, translating into MKERPIRNFYSVCFLEWFTLAICMLFMIAKVFVGISEAYVIQQMIDLTLGGQMSEIFDFLIYIVLFIVIAIFVEYMEVTFSGKFSVQTLKKLRIYIAKQISGMPISYAERFDSGKVSSVITNNLQVVSNYLSSTFINLSRTLILSIGFAIYLLVLDWKLFLISISITPVILLITRIFKNSTQSLSKKEQEIVSKSNTIVLDSIRAREIVKSYNLENHWFKKYASYIDRALEKKIIFERRKSWMGAMNYFVDFIPMLICISYGGFLTSQGSMSAGELLAFLQILRRLTGFLGTLPEMIIDTYSMQGACQRLLEVVNQTKERTTGDSDMTEIEDDLISASRLTFGYDAQIRLNELSLQIEKGEKIALVGESGSGKSTLAKLLCGFYDDYKGSLKVMGRDLKQWNLESLRSRVAYISQDAYLFSGTILENIACGKPDASLKDIMEACKLSNAHDFIMSLPEGYNTYLSESGNGLSGGQKQRICIARALLKDSDLIIMDESTSALDSENESQIFHNILTKLEGKNVIIISHRFSSITYVNSIFVLQNGHLVEKGSHEELILQRGVYYHLFEKQSTQLKRVIQ
- a CDS encoding polysaccharide deacetylase family protein, giving the protein MDPKIVSYECDKWLPKEPSVLITFDDGYKDNIEYAVPILEQFGVKAMFFVITNNMESHSEDCNNSDDSHLFMNWRDLVEIENAGHVLGAHTLSHPKMHEISMQTSQWQMEESIKKVKEHCSNPENPIHFAYPYGFIPQQALDFPKGCLAYGTVKAPPNPWNEVPNNIRRTYVPTGQMNIWSAMAKSWREQWFELQ
- a CDS encoding glycosyltransferase family 2 protein, encoding MVRITVIIPTQDRLQDLHRCIKGIQDNDLKLLHEIIVVDDGSETTISPLVESFNLPIRVIRNERPKGAAICRNIAGMSVESNVIAFLDDDAVPTADWLSVIKRELLENRGGITGRVLRFDSGIVSAARQARYDMRYLSVSREQPVQFFSGGNSAVWTTLFKKVNGFNSLGSGGDNNFVIDIENQGFKIHFIPELIILHRNSKGLMKAVIEAYNSGKFHPKQVSLRDSVRNLAAVKQSAIGKTFWIASLNWSLNAIHLLGRIQKREIQLKNMK
- a CDS encoding Ldh family oxidoreductase; the encoded protein is MNTKTMCIEELTELVVSALIASGIEKDESGIVANVLINANLMGMDSHGVDLLPTYLRRIEQGGILKNPKKQVIFESTFMKIIDADGGIGPVTACQAATDAINQANENGISIVMVRNSNHIGMLGYYTRMIASENQLGIVLTNSGPNVAAWGGKEAVLGNNALSVALPNDGGIPFVLDMATGEVACGKIRDLAEKGINEMPRTWALNAAGQPASHPQEFIDGGVVLPFGGHKGFGIGMVVDLLTGVLSGGSYSVNVKRQRVHADKISESCHTFIALDVSKIAPLEEFNGRVQDWLESIKNSLKADGVEEILIPGEKEKRAMEHRKEGIPIAVGTYNKLKLINDQLQLSLI